CAGATCTCACAGATCTCGCCTGTTGGGGCATGCATCAGCCCTATCATTCGGATTACGATAGGAATATATACCATCGTATATTGGTCAACAATTGTGGCTAATAAGGTGGGTTTGAATTTCCTTTTATCTAAGTTAATATTTAAAggctaaactataaaaatagtcacttttgtttgcctcatgttacattttagtcacttatatttgaaatgttacgttttagtcacttatgttattattttgttcgAAGTGATCACTCTTCCGTTAAGTTCATTATCTCCTAACGGTAATCCTCGTAGCAGTTCAACTAGATATTCTTGAATCGCTAATCGTACTTcatccggatgaagtatgtattaactgattcactaatatgattatatatatatttatgcatgtatcacattacaaaaacaaaattttaaatacttatacctaataaaatatgtatctcattacaataataattattttccaaataacatattgttttataattttatttcttatttaatattttaatttaattttaataatacatactttatccggatgaagtatgtattatCAGATTCAGTAATATCTAGTTGGACTGTcacgtaggattaccgttagggagataatagaacttaacggaagagtgataacttcgtaacaaaataataacataagtgactaaaacgtaacatttcaaacataaatgactaaaatgtaacatgaggCAAACAAAATGACATTTTGTAGTTTACCCatatttaaattttgtaattttttttatatcaggatttatatatatatttttaagttaattcCTAATAGTTTGTCAAAAAAGTTGGATAAAAAAATAAGTTCAAGCCTTAAGAATTAATTTGAACTAAAAAATAATTCAGGCTCCGATGTTAGAATAATATTTGTCTAGTTCAAGGATTAATTTGGAGAAAAAAATTAATCCCAATGCACAAGTGTTAAGTTCAAGCCCAAAGAATGTATTAAcccatttaataataaaaaaagtgtTGAGTATAATGATAAGAAGCATTACACTTTTAAGAAGAAAACTCAGATTCAAATGATATCATTTTGAACCTGAGTTTGACACTCTTTTCTAGTGTGGTACTTGTATTATTTTTTGTTCAAATTGGTACATGTATTCgataaaagttatatattttgtcCCCAAAAGTGATAATGTTAACTTTTACtgtttaatttgggttttaagaTTGATCTCATGAAAGTcaattgctaatattattatgtttaaaatatttataattttgttaaaaaataaatttagtgttaattataaatttatttaattttatgtttaatttgtcaaatacAATACAACAGATGTAATTTAAATCTAATATTAGAGTTGATTTGATGAcacttaaatattaatattattagataattataaatttttattaaatcaattctaaaatattgattaaatattaaaaatttctgatatcaaaatatataattattattaatataattaccataataaataaaaataatacaataTATCTCATTAAAAACTCAAATTCAAAGTTAACATTTATAAATTGTCTTATTAGTGAATCAGTGAGTGACAGAGTGGAAAGATTCTTAGTCGGCAACACGTGGTCGAGGTTGTCGAAATGTATACCAACGTGGCATCTGTATAAGTAAAGAATACTATTttttcaataaatataatttaaaacgaaaagtGCAGCGActttatatataaaaaacaaaGTTAACATTCTATTTATTATGCTAAGTTAAGCTTTAGGATTAGTCTCATCCGACAATGAATACGAGGcgttattatttttcttaaaatttacaAGAATAAATAAGTCTTACTttgattataaaatattattgttaatgtaaaaatttatgaatttaaGTATGTTAACccacattattattttatttatagatTGACTAAGGATTATAGATaaaaaatattgtgtaaaaaataaaaataaaaatcatattaaaAATAGTGATAAAGGTAgtatttttaatagaaagaaaaaattcgaatattaaatattattaaaatgataaatataatctctaaaatttaatttctatatatcataaaatcaacctaaaatatgctttaattaaaataataaataaacaaaaagagAAGTGGTATATAGATTGACTTGTCGTGAAAGCGTCGAGATATGTAAAaaggccaaaaaaaaaaagagtgaaagGTAGTATAGAAAGCTTTGACGTAAGGGCAGTGGGGACAGGCATCAACCATGCGCAATCGAGCGGTCCTCCCCTATCCCTTCTCCCCTTTTAGATTCGCTTCCCCTTCTATTCTTTAATTCTCTGTCCCTTTTCACATCTTCTTCTTCATTCTTCTCCTTCTCGTCTTCTTATCTCAACAGCTACTACTTCATTGTTCGTATAACCGGGTAAGCTTCTTTGCATTTGCATGCAAAATCATCTTTGTTTCCATTCAATAATTTATTCTTTTCCACATTCTTTTGCATATATCagcctgtttttttttttttaatctctcTTTCTCTTTCTATAAGGCAGCACATCGCTGCTTCCCTAGATTACAAGTTTGGATGTCACAGTCCGGTTAATCTCTCTATTTTTCACATAATTTTTGTTTGGTCAAAGAAAGCCACCTTAttccatatataatatataagacTGAAATTTGGTAAACAAATTGTTAGAACGTTCATTTCTTTTGTCTTCTGCACATTCTAACACTAACAGGCAATTTTTCTTAAACTGATGATTTAATCTAGAAAAACCCTGAGTTGGACTCCATCTCCTTTTCACTCTAGGTCTCTCTCTAGCAGCTTGCAACTTGCTGACAAAAAAATCTTACCTGATCTTGACTCTCACCTCGCTTATGATGTGAAAACATGACCTTATTGCCAAATTCTGAATTAAGTTTAAAAGTCGttttttttattgattaagtGAACGTTTTGGAAAGTATAGCTATTCgagaattgaaagccaaaccctgAAAATATTTTGTTCGGGTTTGCATTTTGATTTTGTCTCTGGTAGTAATAGTATATCATCAACCTATCACATAAAAGAAGTCACTGGTCAGAGGTGCTATGGATATTCTGGACAAGCAGACAAAGTGGACCGGCTCCGCTTCATTGGCGATCAGACACAGCTTCTGCAAGTTCCTCATCAACActgcttttctattttctttttcgttTTCGTTTTCTTTTTCTATAGTGCTTGTCAGAAGATGTCAGGCCTTTGATCCATATGGAAATGGTGTCTCTCTTTCTTTTTGCCTTCCAAGGAAAAAACAAACCtccttttttgttttcttttttaaattttgtctTACAAACAAACAAACGCATGCTTAATTGTGATCAgtgtaaaaaatatataattaaatttaaaatttaaaattccctTAATTTTAAAGtgactttaaattttattatattactctTTTACAGTCCCAAACTCAAATCTTTATAGTATAGTTATTCTTTTTTAAATGAAGAATgtaatttgtttttatatatatagtagCAGTTGTTATAATAGTTTAGTAATGGAAATCCCGTTCTTGATGCATCATTTCCACCATTCACCAGCACAACTACACAAGACAACATCATTACCTCAAACCTCTAGTTGTCTGTTTTCTAGAGGGGGGACTATgttccattttttttttatttttaattctaatGATTCTTTGTTTTTCCCCTTTTTCCCTTtcatctcttcttcttcttcttcttcttcttcttcttcttcttcttcttcttttatatttgaaataattggTTTTCACTTTTAAGTTTCTGTCATAAGAGAAACTAAGCAACATTGTGAGTGAGTGCTGCTTATTACCAAATGAGCTACCTAGCTATAATACTTTTtgctttttatatataaaaatagcaATTTGGAATACAAAAAGGATCGTATATATGAATTAACCCAAGTTATATACTTGATTGTTATTTATAGCACTGGTCACCTTTTTAATAGAAAATAATTCATTATCTTTTTTAGCTTTTTTTTCATTTACCCTTTTaagtcttttttctttttctcctgtTCTCTTATTTAAGTTAGATTTATTGGTTATAATTTAGAGATGATGAAGTAAGAGGACTCGAGGAGTGGGTAATGCTAATAGTAGTAGTGTTGGTGAACTTGATGCAGCAGCAACAAGAGTTATGATGGAGTCAACGGAGTCATGTGTCCCACCTGGATTCCGGTTCCACCCGACGGACGAGGAGCTTGTTGGGTATTATCTGAGAAAGAAAGTTGCATCACAGAAGATTGATCTTGATGTTATCAAAGAAATCGATCTCTATAGAATCGAACCATGGGATCTTAAAGGTATATATCTATATACATATAAATCACCACCAACcaccttctttctttctccttttTGGTTTTGATAATCTTTTAGGGTTTCTTTAATTTTGCTGATCTAGATCCACAGTCTGGGTTTCATTTTTTGCATGAGAACttaaaaaccctagacatggatcAGTTCAGTTGTATACGTGTGTGTAGCTGTATGCATAAGAGCTGATTAATGTATGTTGGTGATGAACAGAGAGATGCCAAATAGGATGTGAGGAGCAAAACGAGTGGTATTTCTTCAGCCACAAGGATAAGAAGTATCCAACAGGGACAAGAACTAACAGAGCAACCATGGCTGGTTTCTGGAAAGCAACAGGGAGAGACAAAGCAGTGTATGATAAATCAAAGCTGATCGGCATGAGGAAGACTCTTGTTTTCTACAAAGGACGAGCTCCTCATGGCCAGAAATCTGACTGGATCATGCATGAATACAGACTCGAATCCGATGATCATGCTTCTCCGAAGGCAAGCccacatacataaatattatcaTCCTTAATTAAATTATCCCATTCTTTGTCTAACATAGTTgttattaaatgaaaaaaaaaagcataTATTTCTTCTTCATCTTCATGTCATGTCCACCATCTCAAAGTCAAAAAAAAGATTCGACcaaaaaaaagtcaaaaaaaaaagttagtaTGCTTTTCGATCCCGGCCCTATTCCTTTTCTGGCATGGGCTCTTTATCTCAACCCTTATTCATGTCACTTTGACTACATGATGGGTTACGCAAAATTCCATCTCCTTCTATTGTTTTCATATGTCATATGCTATTGTTTGATtagtttttaaagtttttttttttttttgcaggagGAAGGATGGGTGGTTTGTAGAGCTTTTAAGAAGAGAATCACTGGTCAAACCAAGAACATGCAAGTGTGGGAGTCGAGCTATTTCTATGATGAAGCAAGTGGCATGAGTTCAGTGGTCGATCCAATCGATTACATATCCAGGCAGAACTTTTTACCCCAAAATCTCCTTTGTAAGAAAGAAGCAGATAATTATTCCAACTTTGTGGATCACTCGGATGATCAGTTTGTAGAGCTTCCTGAGCTGGAAAGCCCATCACTGCCATTAATAAAGAGGCCGAGCTCCATATCAGAGAAGACTAAacatgaagaagaagatgatgaagagCTGAACAATAGCAAGAAATTGACTGATTGGAGAGCACTTGATAAGTTTGTTGCTTCTCAGCTGAGCCAAGAAGATAGATTTGAGGGTGAAGGAGTTTCAAGCTTTGACgccattaataataataattgtaatAGTAATAACTCAGACATGGCATTGATGTTATTGCAGAATAGTAGTAGAGAAGAAGGGAATAAGTTGAACGAGTTCTTAAATTCGAGTTCAGATTGTGATATTGGAATATGCTTATTTGCTAAGTGAAGGGGAAGAAATGAAGAGATTACGATGATGATGAAGAGGCTTTTATCGCTTATTATTATATCGTTTGATGCATAATGAAGACATATTTTTGTAAAAAGAAAAATAGTtgtgaaatgagtgaagttctcTCCATTTCTTGCTCGAAaaattgcattcaaattatcagtatttactattataaatatatatacatgtatatagatATACCTATAAGCTTTGCGAACCTGAATTGTTGGAATTAATTTCACAACTTAAAAATCCAAAATTCGCCACTATTACAATGGCTTAAATTTATGATTACATCCAACCCGTATTACCTAattattaaaatgtaatttaagtTCGAGTCGTATTAATATTGATCAACATTAATAATACTCTAATTTAAAAGTTGAGACTAACCTAAATTTAATGATaatattaaattcatcaaattatAAATTCTACTAAAATTTCATTATTAAAATAACTTTAATCATGAAATTTTACTAATgtttactaattaattaattaattgcttttaacatatatataaacTCAAAATACTATATTATAACTTacttataattataaaagaataatttaaatttgaaaaacttAAAATAACACATTCAAAATAATACAAACAATGTTGATTGAATTTTAATTGATTGACATTGATATTGCCGTTAGTGCATGAAGACATGGGTTTAAGTGTGTTGAAGTGCATTATCTTCTTACTTAAAGGTTAGGGAGGGGCTATAATTAGTTTAGACATTCTATCAAAAGAgcacatataatatattttagtaACTCATGATTCACTTTAAGAAAAAGGaggaaattttttatatttaatagatA
This is a stretch of genomic DNA from Gossypium arboreum isolate Shixiya-1 chromosome 11, ASM2569848v2, whole genome shotgun sequence. It encodes these proteins:
- the LOC108478503 gene encoding NAC domain-containing protein 37-like is translated as MDILDKQTKWTGSASLAIRHSFSATRVMMESTESCVPPGFRFHPTDEELVGYYLRKKVASQKIDLDVIKEIDLYRIEPWDLKERCQIGCEEQNEWYFFSHKDKKYPTGTRTNRATMAGFWKATGRDKAVYDKSKLIGMRKTLVFYKGRAPHGQKSDWIMHEYRLESDDHASPKEEGWVVCRAFKKRITGQTKNMQVWESSYFYDEASGMSSVVDPIDYISRQNFLPQNLLCKKEADNYSNFVDHSDDQFVELPELESPSLPLIKRPSSISEKTKHEEEDDEELNNSKKLTDWRALDKFVASQLSQEDRFEGEGVSSFDAINNNNCNSNNSDMALMLLQNSSREEGNKLNEFLNSSSDCDIGICLFAK